The Sulfolobus sp. A20 genomic interval TGCTTTGAGTGCTGTTGATATTGCTTCTTGGGATGTTATTGGTAGGGAGTTTGGTTCTCCTATTTATAAGTTGTTTGGTGGTTTGTTTAGGGATAAGGTTCAAGTTTACGCTAATGGTTGGTATGAGAATTGTGTTACTCCAGATGATTTTTATAATAGGGCTAAGGAAGTGGTTAAGATGGGTTATAGGGCTTTAAAATTTGACCCCTTTGGAGACTACTTCGACAATATTGATGAGAAAGGTTTAAGGGAAGCTGAGGAGAGGGTAAAAGCAGTGAGGGATGCAGTAGGAGAAGAGGTAGAAATACTAATAGAACACCACGGAAGATTCAACGCAAACTCAGCAATAAAAATAGCAAAAAGACTAGAAAAATACAACCCAGGGTTCATGGAAGAACCAGTACACCCAGAAGACATACAAGGACTAAAAAAATACAGAAAAAACACAAACCTAAAAATAGCACTAGGAGAAAGAATATTGAGTCTAAAGGAAGCGATGTTTTATATAAATGAAGGTGTAAATATTTTACAACCTGATATAACTAATATTGGTGGTGTTACGATAGCCAGTAAGGTGGTCAAATTAGCTGAGTCTAATGACGTGGAAATAGCTTTTCATAATGCATTTGGCTCAATTCAAAATGCAGTTTCCTTACAATTAAGTGCAGTTACACCTAACCTATATCTATTAGAGAACTTTTATGACTGGTTCCCCCAGTGGAAAAGAGATCTAGTATTTAACGGAACTCCAGTTGAAAATGGATATGTTAATGTTCCAAACAAACCTGGCATAGGCGTAAGCGTTAATGAAAAGTTAATAGAAGAACTAAGAGCAGAGCCTACTCCACTAGAAGTCAAAGAAGAACCCGTGTGGGTAGTCAAAGGAACGTGGAAGAGTTATGGTGTCTAAAATGGCAGAGATTGTCACTCCCATAATAACGCCTTTCACTAAGGATAATAAAGTTGATAAGGAAATATTGAAGTCTCACGCTGAAAATTTAGTGAGAAAAGGGATAGACGTGTTGTTCGTAAATGGTACTACTGGCTTAGGCCCATCTTTAACCCCAGAGGAGAAGTTGGAAAACTTAAAGGTAATCTATGATGTTACTGATAAGGTGATATTTCAAGTTGGTAGTTTAAATATTGATGATGCCATAAAGTTAGCGACACTAAGTAAGGATTATGATATCGTAGGCATAGCCTCCTATGCTCCTTATTATTATCCAAGACTACCAGAGAAGCATCTAATAAAATATTTCAAGACTCTATGTGAGAAGTCTCCTCATCCAGTGTATTTATATAATTACCCAGCCGCAACTGGAAAAGATATTGATGGTAAAATCGCTAAAGAGATCGGATGCATATCTGGAGTAAAGGATACTAATGATAACCTAATCCACTCACTAGATTATAAGAGATTTAATCCAAATATGATAGTGTATAATGGCTCAGATATGCTAATTGCTACGGCTATCTCCACAGGCTTAAATGGCAGTGTAACAGCTGCCTCTAATTATTTGCCAGAGGTCACATTAACTATTAAGAAACTGGCTAGCGAGAAGAGGATTGATGAGGCAATAAAAATCCAATTTGTTCTTGATGAGGTAGTTGAGATATCTAGAGCTTTTGGAAGTCTATCGGCAAATTATATTTTAACAAAGTATTTCCAAGGATACGATGTAGGTTATCCTAGACCTCCTATATTCCCATTAACCACCGAGGAAGAAAGTGAGCTAATTAGGAAAGTTTCAACGTTAAAAACTAAGCTTATAGAGCTGAAAGTGATAAAAGAATAACTATGGTTGATATAGTAACATTAGGAGAGCCTCTCATTCAATTCAATTCTTTTACTTTAGGTCCACTAAGGTTTGTAAATTATTTTGAGAAGCATGTAGCAGGCTCTGAATTAAACTTTTGCATTGCTGTTATAAGAAATCATTTAAGCTGTGGGCTAATAGCTAAAGTGGGTAATGATGAGTTTGGCAGGAATATTATAGAATATGCTAGATCACAAGGGGTTGATGTGTCACATATTAAGGTAGATGAGTCCTTTACTGGCATATACTTTGTCCAGAGAGGATATCCAATACCAACTAAAAGTGAATTGATTTACTATAGAAAGGGGAGTGCAGGTAGCAAACTTTCTCCCGATGATATAAATGAAGATTACGTAAAGTCAGCTTCCTTAGTTCATTCTAGCGGAATAACATTAGCTATTAGTGATAATTCGAGAGACGCAGTATTTAAGGCATTCGAGTTAGGAAAGAAAAGAAGTTTTGATACTAATATTAGGCTTAAGCTGTGGTCTGCAGATAAGGCTAAGGAAACTATTCTTGAGCTATTGAAGAAGTTTGATATAGAAGTTTTAATAACTGACCCTGACGATACTAAAATCCTCTTAGATATTAGGGACCCCGATGAAGCTTACAAGAAGTATAAGGAATTAGGTGTTAAGGTTTTATTATATAAACTAGGTTCTAAGGGTGCTATAGCCTTTAAAGACGATATAAAAGTGTTCAGAGAAGCATATAAAGTTCCAGTGGAAGATCCTACTGGTGCCGGGGATGCTATGGCCGGTACTTTTGTCTCACTTCACCTTAAAGGTAAAGATATAGAATATTCTCTTGAACATGGTATAGTGGCTTCAACCCTTGTAGTAACGGTTAGAGGGGATAACGAAATTACGCCGACAACTGAGGACGTAGAAAGATTTTTAAAAGAGTTTTAGATGTAAAGGTTAATGCTTAAATTTTTGTTTAGAAATAATTTAGAATATGGAAAAAACTTCTCTAGCGATAAAGTCTAAAGAGCTTAGCGATATATATGAAGTCAAGGATGGTATTCCTTATTTTAAGACCTATCTAGCTGGACAATGGATAGGTGGAGACGAATGGCAGGACGTTGTAAGTCCAATAGATTTGAATTTGATTGCTAAGGTACCTAAAATTAGTTGGAATCAAATAGATAATACGCTGGAAGTAATTTACAAGAAAGGAAAATGGAGCATAAGGGATACTCCAGGAGAGAAGAGGCTAAAAATCTTTGATAGAATGGCCTCGTTAATTGAAAAATTTAGAGATGATTTCGTGAATGCCTTAATGATTAATAATGGCAAAACCAGAGCTTCAGCAGATGGTGAAGTTAACGCTGCGATAGAGAGACTATCAAGAGCTGACCTTGATGTGAGAGAGACTAGAGGAGACTATGTACCGGGTGATTGGAGTTCTGAAACATTGGAAACAGAAGCAATAGTAAGGAGAGAGCCGATTGGTGTAGTTCTCTCTATAGTTCCTTTCAATTATCCATTATTTGATACTGTAAATAAGATAGTTTATACTACAGTTATAGGTAATGCTATACTGTTAAAGCCACCATCTTCAACGCCAATTCCCATGCTAATGTTAGGTAAAGTGATGGAGTTAGCTGGTTTTCCTAAAGACTCTTTTGCAATACTAACTGTACCTGGGAAAGAAATGAATAATATAGTTGCGGATAAAAGAATACAAGCTATTTCTTTGACTGGCAGCACTGAAACTGGCGAAGTGGTAATAAAAAATGCCGGTATTAAACAATTCATAATGGAATTAGGTGGAGGGGATCCAGCAATAGTTTTAAGTGATGCGGACCTAGCTTGGGCTGCTCAAAGAATAGTTAGTGGTATAATCAGTTATACAGGTCAAAGATGTGATTCGATAAAAATAGTCTTAGTGGAAGAAGAAGTTTACGATACTCTGAAGGACTTGTTAGTAAAGGAAATGGAAAAAACTGTCAGAGTAGGAGATCCTAGAGAACCCACTACTACTGTTGGACCAATAATAGATCCTAAAACGGCTGATGAGTGGGAAAATGGAATTAAAGATGCTGTGGAGAAAGGAGGTAAAATATTATTTGGAGGCAAAAGATTAGGACCAACTTATATTGAACCAGCCCTTATTGAGGTTCCAAAAGATTCATTAAAGAATATCTATTTATATAACAAAGAGGTCTTTGCTTCTGTAGCTCTTTTAATTAAAATAAAGAACATTGATGAGGCTATAGAGATCTCGAATTCGAGGAGATATGGTCTTGATGCAGCAATATTTGGCAAAGATATTAACAAGATAAGAAAATTGCAAAGATTCTTAGAGGTAGGAGCAATATATATTAACGATTACCCAAGACATGGAATAGGCTACTTCCCATTTGGAGGTAGAAAGGATTCCGGTATTGGAAGAGAAGGTATTGGTTATACTATTCAATACGTTACTGCGTATAAGTCAATAGTCTATAATTATAAGGGTAAAGGTATTTGGGAATATTTGTAATAATTAACCATGATAATTTATAAGATACGAAGCCTAATTTTTTATTAAGTTGTATGGGTTTTCCATACTTCAATTAATTATTTTGATGCTTTTAGTCGCTTTAGCCTCTGATCTAATGTCTAAAGGTACAATCGAACTCGAAAAGAGGTTCGGTAAAGGTATAACGGGCGGAGTAATTTTAGGCATCATCAATGCCTTGCCAGAAACCATTATTGTAACCGAGGCATTACTAAATGGTTTTTATGAGGTGGCATTAGGTTCAGCGTTGGGAGGTAACATATTGCTATTTACTTTAGGCCTTGGGGTAGTGTCAATTGTCTATTACATTAAATATAGATCGAAAGTTATACAGCTAGAGGGGGAAATAAATATAGAGTACTACTCACTAGTGGTTGCTACGTTAGTCTTATTAATTTCTATAATTTATGGGAAGCTTAACATATATTTATCATTATGTCTACTATTCATCTACGCATTTTATGTTTTCAAAAGATATAAAAATTATTCCAGTAGACGAGATTCGTTTTCAAAAAATAATGTAAAGAGAGGTATAATATATTTACTAATAGGCGGATTTTTACTAATTTTTATTACGAAATATTTCATAATATCAGTAATTAATACTGCTGAGATATTAGGGGTTCCAACATTTTTAATAACAGTACTTCTAACACCTCTTGCAGGAGAGCTTGGGGAAAACCTAATTGCGGTAAAGTTAATTTCAAGCTCACCTTCAGATGCAACAACTGCCATAATCAACTTCATGGGTAGTAAGCTGGAAAACATGACGCTTTTGCTGAGCATTATTGGGATTAGTCAAACCATCAGTTTACGTTCTTCCGTATTGGAATTAATAATGATTTTATTCGCAACGATAATTTTCCTTGGAATATTGAAAGATAGAAATATTAAAATAAATGAGGGCATATCATTATTTCTCATATATACTATTTTAATCGCAATATTGATAAAATTTTCAGCTTAAAGGAATTTCTTCACATTTCAGATACGGTCGCTTTCTTCATTCAAGGATGCATAATATGTTTTTTAGATATATATTTTTTCATCCTTATGCAAAAGAATGTAATTATCGTAAGCTCTTATCTCATTTAGGAGGGACGCATTATATAGAAAAATAAGTACATGAGCTATACTTAAATATTAATTTAAATATCATATACGTAATGGTTCATGCTTGTACGAGAGACTGCTATGATACTTGCATATTTGATGATAGTCATAAACCTCTGGATATTTTTCCTTTTCAAGGATTCACGTGTTCTAGGGGAATTGCAGATTTGAAAAGAAATGATAAAAACAGAATAACCTCAGCTTTGATTGAGGGTAAAGAAGTTAGTATAGATGAAGCTATTGATTACGTGGTAAAAGAGATAAGAAAAAGAAGGAGAGATCAAATAGTTCATGTAGAATACGATGGTAATCAAGGACTTCTAACATGGTACTTTCCAGCTAGGCTCTGGAATGTAATGCAGACTGCGTCAATTGATTATTCAATATGCAGCGCCGAGGGGCATGAAGCAATAAAATCACATTACGGGAACTCAGTTGGCGCTTTGCCGGAAGATTTCGTTAAGTTCAATTCCTTTGTGATTTGGGGAAGTGAAACAGTATTTAGTTTTATCCATGGTTGGAGTCTAATCAAGGATAAGTATAAAATCGTAATAGATGTTAGGATGAGTGAGACTGCAAAGAGAAGTGAGGAGCATTATATAGTAAGACCAGGGTCTGATGTATACTTAGCTGTAGGTATAATTAAGGCACTATTCATAAGGGGGTTAGCTGATACTTCTCTCTTAGACTACCCAGAAAAACTAAAGGAGTATGTCAATAGTTTCGATGACGAAGAAATAATTCAAAGAACTGGTCTAAGTAGGGAAAGTATAGAACATCTTGCAGAGTTTTACTATAATAAAAAGCCTTTAACGATTATAGGTTTTGCTTTAGGTAGGTCTTTAAATGGTGGAGATGCGATCTCGATGATATCTTTAATACCAGCTTTATTAGGTATGAGAAACGGTTTTTATTATGCAAACTCTCAAGGTTTAGGGATAAATTTCAAATATTTAAGGGGGTTACATAAATACTCCCCATCTAGAATAGTTAAGATGGCTGAGGTAGGAAAAGAAATAGAGGAGGAGAAAATAAGTTTTATGTTTGTATGGAACTCGAATCCCCTTCACTCCTTACCAATGTCTGATAGGATTTATGAAGCAGTTGAAGAGGGTAAATTATTTCTGGTTGTCCATGATCCCTTTTGGTCTGAGACAGCTAAAATAGCAAACGTAGTTTTACCTGCTCCTACTTATTTAGAGAAGGAAGACGTAGTTTATAGTTATTGGCATAACTATCTAGTATATAATAGGCCAATGTTCCCTAAGAGAGGCATATCTGAAGTTGAGCTCATGAGGAAATTAGCTAAAAAGCTAGAAATATATGATGATCTAGTATATGAAAATGAGTTTAAGGCTATAGAATATGCGACAGGAGTTGATATAAACGAATTAAAAGCTAAGGGATATGTTAAGCTCTCTGTCAAGTACCCTAATAGTAAGATAAGGGTAGAGCCTTTGCCAGATAAGGATAAATTAGTAATTCCTAAAGATTATGTAATAGTTTTTTCGTCCCATCCAAATTATACAAATAGTCAGTTTAAGGAAACTTACGGAGATAAGCAGTGTTTAATCTATAACTCAGAAGTAGAGGGCGAGGGCTATATAATAAGCAAGTATGGTAGAGTAAAAGTTAAGTTTAAGGTAGATAGTTCATTACCTAAAGGATTACTATTCACTTTTAAGTCAAATTTAATAGGAATTGATGGAGTTCCGTTAAACTCTATTATAGGTGACAGATTTGGAAAATTTGGAAATACTCCAATAATTAATTCAGATGGTATAAAAATTTATAAAAAATAATAATCTTTATTCTGGTGGAATTTCCTTAAAAGCTAAACTTATATCAATACCCTTTCTCTTATTACTTATTTTTGCAATGTGATAAATTAGGA includes:
- a CDS encoding mandelate racemase/muconate lactonizing enzyme family protein, producing MKIKEIEPILLTHKEKGSATWASSMIIVRLTTDNGMVGYGEAVPTLRIISVYNAIKQVAKGYIGKEVEEVEKNYHEWYKQDFYLPRSFESVTALSAVDIASWDVIGREFGSPIYKLFGGLFRDKVQVYANGWYENCVTPDDFYNRAKEVVKMGYRALKFDPFGDYFDNIDEKGLREAEERVKAVRDAVGEEVEILIEHHGRFNANSAIKIAKRLEKYNPGFMEEPVHPEDIQGLKKYRKNTNLKIALGERILSLKEAMFYINEGVNILQPDITNIGGVTIASKVVKLAESNDVEIAFHNAFGSIQNAVSLQLSAVTPNLYLLENFYDWFPQWKRDLVFNGTPVENGYVNVPNKPGIGVSVNEKLIEELRAEPTPLEVKEEPVWVVKGTWKSYGV
- a CDS encoding bifunctional 2-dehydro-3-deoxy-phosphogluconate/2-dehydro-3-deoxy-6-phosphogalactonate aldolase, translating into MAEIVTPIITPFTKDNKVDKEILKSHAENLVRKGIDVLFVNGTTGLGPSLTPEEKLENLKVIYDVTDKVIFQVGSLNIDDAIKLATLSKDYDIVGIASYAPYYYPRLPEKHLIKYFKTLCEKSPHPVYLYNYPAATGKDIDGKIAKEIGCISGVKDTNDNLIHSLDYKRFNPNMIVYNGSDMLIATAISTGLNGSVTAASNYLPEVTLTIKKLASEKRIDEAIKIQFVLDEVVEISRAFGSLSANYILTKYFQGYDVGYPRPPIFPLTTEEESELIRKVSTLKTKLIELKVIKE
- the kdgK gene encoding bifunctional 2-dehydro-3-deoxygluconokinase/2-dehydro-3-deoxygalactonokinase, with the translated sequence MVDIVTLGEPLIQFNSFTLGPLRFVNYFEKHVAGSELNFCIAVIRNHLSCGLIAKVGNDEFGRNIIEYARSQGVDVSHIKVDESFTGIYFVQRGYPIPTKSELIYYRKGSAGSKLSPDDINEDYVKSASLVHSSGITLAISDNSRDAVFKAFELGKKRSFDTNIRLKLWSADKAKETILELLKKFDIEVLITDPDDTKILLDIRDPDEAYKKYKELGVKVLLYKLGSKGAIAFKDDIKVFREAYKVPVEDPTGAGDAMAGTFVSLHLKGKDIEYSLEHGIVASTLVVTVRGDNEITPTTEDVERFLKEF
- the gapN gene encoding NADP-dependent glyceraldehyde-3-phosphate dehydrogenase — encoded protein: MEKTSLAIKSKELSDIYEVKDGIPYFKTYLAGQWIGGDEWQDVVSPIDLNLIAKVPKISWNQIDNTLEVIYKKGKWSIRDTPGEKRLKIFDRMASLIEKFRDDFVNALMINNGKTRASADGEVNAAIERLSRADLDVRETRGDYVPGDWSSETLETEAIVRREPIGVVLSIVPFNYPLFDTVNKIVYTTVIGNAILLKPPSSTPIPMLMLGKVMELAGFPKDSFAILTVPGKEMNNIVADKRIQAISLTGSTETGEVVIKNAGIKQFIMELGGGDPAIVLSDADLAWAAQRIVSGIISYTGQRCDSIKIVLVEEEVYDTLKDLLVKEMEKTVRVGDPREPTTTVGPIIDPKTADEWENGIKDAVEKGGKILFGGKRLGPTYIEPALIEVPKDSLKNIYLYNKEVFASVALLIKIKNIDEAIEISNSRRYGLDAAIFGKDINKIRKLQRFLEVGAIYINDYPRHGIGYFPFGGRKDSGIGREGIGYTIQYVTAYKSIVYNYKGKGIWEYL
- a CDS encoding sodium:calcium antiporter, translating into MYGFSILQLIILMLLVALASDLMSKGTIELEKRFGKGITGGVILGIINALPETIIVTEALLNGFYEVALGSALGGNILLFTLGLGVVSIVYYIKYRSKVIQLEGEINIEYYSLVVATLVLLISIIYGKLNIYLSLCLLFIYAFYVFKRYKNYSSRRDSFSKNNVKRGIIYLLIGGFLLIFITKYFIISVINTAEILGVPTFLITVLLTPLAGELGENLIAVKLISSSPSDATTAIINFMGSKLENMTLLLSIIGISQTISLRSSVLELIMILFATIIFLGILKDRNIKINEGISLFLIYTILIAILIKFSA
- a CDS encoding molybdopterin-dependent oxidoreductase, with amino-acid sequence MVHACTRDCYDTCIFDDSHKPLDIFPFQGFTCSRGIADLKRNDKNRITSALIEGKEVSIDEAIDYVVKEIRKRRRDQIVHVEYDGNQGLLTWYFPARLWNVMQTASIDYSICSAEGHEAIKSHYGNSVGALPEDFVKFNSFVIWGSETVFSFIHGWSLIKDKYKIVIDVRMSETAKRSEEHYIVRPGSDVYLAVGIIKALFIRGLADTSLLDYPEKLKEYVNSFDDEEIIQRTGLSRESIEHLAEFYYNKKPLTIIGFALGRSLNGGDAISMISLIPALLGMRNGFYYANSQGLGINFKYLRGLHKYSPSRIVKMAEVGKEIEEEKISFMFVWNSNPLHSLPMSDRIYEAVEEGKLFLVVHDPFWSETAKIANVVLPAPTYLEKEDVVYSYWHNYLVYNRPMFPKRGISEVELMRKLAKKLEIYDDLVYENEFKAIEYATGVDINELKAKGYVKLSVKYPNSKIRVEPLPDKDKLVIPKDYVIVFSSHPNYTNSQFKETYGDKQCLIYNSEVEGEGYIISKYGRVKVKFKVDSSLPKGLLFTFKSNLIGIDGVPLNSIIGDRFGKFGNTPIINSDGIKIYKK